The following proteins are co-located in the Silene latifolia isolate original U9 population chromosome 1, ASM4854445v1, whole genome shotgun sequence genome:
- the LOC141646542 gene encoding uncharacterized protein LOC141646542 produces the protein MNKPNKEKEIKRLLGRNNVGLCGLFETKIKANNGNNVRNVLCDSWSICTNSSLHRGGRIWLLWDPILYAVTVLDIQVQCIHSEVFDKARRNRFWFTVVYGLNKLAEREPLWDSLRSYYAIITGPWMVGGDFNAIMASNERVGGAPITNAEMRPLLQVTQDCQLYDLGAKGAFYTWTNKHEVGSKFCSRLDRVLINDEWLADFPDSYTHFLPEGVFDHCPAIIRLEMERQRTGYSFKYFNMWASAPDYKEIVSNGWNQQVFGSPMYKVIWKLKALKGGFRKLNREQFGDIENLTHLAEIALAQCQECLSKDPLNVELNQAKKIYAKEVENLQKARDRFLRQKAKVDWMQLGDHNTAFFHAIRPINRKIVQHGKCLTTAYCTLLTAPVTGFEIKEAMFSIPGNKAPGPDGYSRQFFKDNWEIVGRDIINAVQNVFGAGKLLKQCSNTILTLIPKVAMPDSVLQFRPIACCNTVYKCVSKVLCGRLGKVLPDIISQSQGAFLKNIDIVGNILICQDLIKLYKRKSCSPRAMMMIDLQKAYDSVEWAFVGEMLNALGFPLHICNIMKECISTTSYSISLNGEIFGFFKGKRGLRQGDPLFPLLFTICLEYLSRVLMVVQKHHLFRFHPLCNRIQLSHLCFADDLILFCKGDSGSIDLMMKAFNMFSKATGLV, from the exons ATGAATAAACCTAATaaggaaaaagaaataaaacGCTTGTTAGGAAGGAATAATGTAGGTTTATGTGGTTTGtttgaaacaaaaataaaagcaaataatGGGAATAATGTAAGGAATGTGTTATGTGATAGTTGGTCAATCTGTACTAACTCTAGCCTTCATCGTGGGGGTAGGATTTGGTTGTTATGGGACCCTATTCTGTATGCTGTTACTGTGCTTGACATCCAAGTCCAGTGTATTCATTCAGAAGTCTTTGATAAAGCAAGAAGGAATAGGTTTTGGTTTACTGTAGTGTATGGGCTGAATAAGCTTGCTGAAAGGGAGCCTTTATGGGATAGTCTTCGTTCTTACTATGCTATAATCACTGGTCCATGGATGGTGGGAGGTGATTTTAATGCTATTATGGCCTCTAATGAACGAGTTGGAGGGGCTCCTATCACTAATGCTGAGATGAGACCTCTTCTTCAGGTTACTCAGGATTGTCAATTGTATGATTTGGGTGCAAAGGGTGCTTTTTACACCTGGACAAACAAACATGAAGTTGGGTCTAAATTTTGCAGCAGGTTGGATAGAGTCCTCATCAATGATGAGTGGCTTGCTGATTTCCCTGATAGTTACACTCATTTCTTGCCTGAAGGTGTCTTTGATCATTGTCCTGCCATCATTAGGCTTGAAATGGAGAGGCAGAGGACTGGATACtcgtttaaatattttaatatgtgggctTCTGCACCTGACTATAAGGAGATTGTGAGTAATGGGTGGAACCAACAGGTGTTTGGCTCTCCTATGTATAAGGTGATTTGGAAACTGAAGGCTCTAAAGGGTGGTTTCAGGAAACTGAATAGAGAGCAGTTTGGGGATATTGAAAATCTCACCCATTTAGCTGAGATTGCCTTGGCTCAATGTCAAGAATGTCTTAGTAAGGATCCTCTTAATGTGGAGTTGAATCAGGCTAAGAAAATTTATGCTAAGGAGGTGGAGAATTTGCAAAAGGCTAGAGACCGATTTTTGAGACAGAAAGCAAAGGTAGACTGGATGCAATTGGGTGACCATAATACTGCCTTTTTCCATGCCA TTAGACCTATAAACAGGAAGATTGTGCAGCATGGTAAATGTCTCACTACTGCTTATTGTACTTTACTGACTGCCCCTGTCACTGGTTTTGAAATTAAGGAGGCCATGTTCTCCATCCCTGGGAACAAGGCTCCTGGCCCAGATGGCTACAGTAGGCAGTTTTTTAAAGACAATTGGGAGATAGTTGGGAGAGATATCATTAATGCTGTCCAAAATGTGTTCGGGGCTGGAAAACTTTTAAAACAATGCAGTAATACTATTCTCACTTTAATTCCAAAAGTTGCTATGCCTGATTCTGTATTGCAATTTAGGCCCATTGCCTGTTGTAATACAGTTTATAAGTGTGTTTCAAAGGTGCTTTGTGGTAGACTTGGAAAAGTGCTGCCTGATATTATTAGTCAATCTCAAGGAGCCTTTCTTAAAAATATAGATATTGTGGGAAACATTCTAATTTGTCAGGATTTGATTAAGTTGTATAAGAGGAAGAGTTGTTCTCCAAGAGCTATGATGATGATTGATCTTCAAAAAGCCTATGATTCAGTGGAGTGGGCTTTTGTTGGGGAAATGTTAAATGCTCTGGGATTCCCTTTACATATTTGTAATATTATGAAAGAATGCATCTCAACTACTTCTTACTCTATTTCCCTAAATGGGGagatttttggatttttcaaaggcAAGAGGGGGCTTAGGCAAGGGGATCCCCTCTTCCCTTTGCTGTTCACAATTTGCCTTGAGTATCTGAGTAGAGTTCTCATGGTGGTTCAGAAGCATCATTTGTTTAGATTCCACCCTTTATGCAACAGGATTCAGCTTTCTCACCTATGCTTTGCTGATGATCTCATCTTGTTTTGTAAAGGGGATAGTGGTTCCATTGATTTGATGATGAAAGCTTTTAATATGTTCTCTAAAGCTACTGggcttgtgtaa